A region of Burkholderia lata DNA encodes the following proteins:
- a CDS encoding purine-cytosine permease family protein: MTNVDRNASPMIEKHTIGYVPPAERHGKVRDLFTLWFGGNIAPLPIVTGALGVQLFHLNLMWGIVAIVVGQAVGGVLMALHSAQGPQMGIPQMIQSRAQFGSWGALLVTVIAAVMYVGFFASNIVLAGKSVHGIASSVPVPVGIVIGAVGSGLIGIVGYRFIHILNRIGTWVLGIGILVGFWMILSHVTTDDFLTRGGFNFAGWLATVSLSALWQIAFAPYVSDYSRYLPENVGVASTFWATYLGCTIGSTLAFIFGAVAVLAVPAGADAMDAVKQATGPLGPLMLVLFLLSVISHNALNLYGAVLAVITSVQTFAYKWIPTAKARAVVSVVIFVACCYAAIGASTNFVGNLVDLVLALLVVLVPWTAINLIDFYVIHKGKYDIKSIFMADGGIYGRFNPQALLAYAIGILVQIPFMNTPMYAGPIPAHLGGADLSWLVGLALTSPLYYWLASRDSAYRRRQTGATMPPTAAR, from the coding sequence AACGTGGACCGCAACGCGTCCCCGATGATAGAGAAGCACACGATCGGCTACGTGCCGCCCGCGGAGCGCCACGGCAAGGTGCGCGACCTGTTCACGCTCTGGTTCGGCGGCAACATCGCGCCGCTGCCGATCGTGACCGGCGCGCTAGGCGTGCAACTGTTCCACCTGAACCTGATGTGGGGCATCGTCGCGATCGTGGTCGGCCAGGCGGTCGGCGGCGTGCTGATGGCGCTGCATTCGGCGCAGGGGCCGCAGATGGGTATCCCGCAGATGATCCAGAGCCGCGCGCAGTTCGGCTCGTGGGGCGCGCTGCTGGTGACCGTGATTGCGGCCGTGATGTACGTCGGCTTCTTCGCATCGAACATCGTGCTGGCCGGCAAGTCGGTGCACGGCATCGCGTCGTCGGTGCCGGTGCCCGTCGGCATCGTGATCGGCGCGGTGGGCTCGGGGCTGATCGGCATCGTCGGCTACCGGTTCATCCACATCCTGAACCGGATCGGCACCTGGGTGCTCGGCATCGGCATCCTGGTCGGCTTCTGGATGATCCTCTCGCACGTGACGACCGACGATTTCCTGACGCGCGGCGGCTTCAACTTCGCCGGATGGCTCGCGACGGTGTCGCTGTCGGCGTTGTGGCAGATCGCGTTCGCGCCGTACGTGTCGGACTATTCGCGCTATCTGCCGGAAAACGTCGGCGTGGCGTCGACGTTCTGGGCGACCTATCTCGGCTGCACGATCGGCTCGACGCTCGCGTTCATCTTCGGCGCGGTCGCGGTGCTCGCGGTGCCGGCCGGCGCGGACGCGATGGATGCGGTCAAGCAGGCGACGGGCCCGCTCGGCCCGCTGATGCTCGTGCTGTTCCTGCTGAGCGTGATCAGCCACAACGCGCTGAACCTGTACGGCGCGGTGCTCGCGGTGATCACGTCGGTGCAGACGTTCGCGTACAAGTGGATTCCGACCGCGAAGGCGCGCGCGGTGGTGTCGGTCGTGATCTTCGTCGCGTGCTGCTACGCGGCGATCGGTGCGTCGACGAACTTCGTCGGCAACCTCGTCGATCTCGTGCTCGCGCTGCTCGTCGTGCTGGTGCCGTGGACGGCGATCAACCTGATCGACTTCTACGTGATCCACAAGGGCAAGTACGACATCAAGTCGATCTTCATGGCCGATGGCGGGATCTACGGCCGCTTCAACCCGCAGGCGCTGCTCGCGTATGCGATCGGCATCCTGGTGCAGATTCCGTTCATGAACACGCCGATGTATGCAGGCCCGATTCCCGCGCATCTCGGCGGTGCGGACCTGTCGTGGCTCGTGGGGCTCGCGCTGACGTCGCCGCTGTACTACTGGCTCGCGTCGCGTGACAGCGCATATCGGCGCCGGCAGACGGGCGCGACGATGCCGCCGACGGCGGCGCGTTGA
- a CDS encoding FdhF/YdeP family oxidoreductase: protein MTNRREVPGIRKYDGPAGGWGALRATADAVRTQMETIEAPIVLMRTNQPDGFDCPGCAWPDKEHKSTFQFCENGAKAVTWEATTKRVTPEFFAANTVSSLLRMSDYELENMGRLTHPLVYDRATDTFRAIEWDDAFARIGEVLRALSPEQVEFYTSGRASNEAAYLYQLFAREFGTNNFPDCSNMCHEPTSVGLPQSIGIGKGTVSLEDFDHCELIISIGHNPGTNHPRMMGTLHECSRRNVPIIVFNPLRERALERFADPQDMIEMASFGSTRIASTYYQVDAGGDAAALKGIMKALLQLEAERGDVLDRDFIAQHTNGFDAFSADLEATSWDDIERASGLSQAQLEQVALAYAKSNATIITYGMGVTQHNKGTATVRLIADLLLMRGNIGKPGAGVCPLRGHSNVQGNRTVGITEKPSAEFLKKIEDVCGFTPPAHHGHDAVQAMQAMIDGTAKALLCLGGNFAVALPDPEQSFPAMAKLDLSVHLGTKLNRSHLLVAKETFVLPVLGRTELDMQATGRQSITVEDSMSMVHASAGKLKPASDQLRSEPAIVAGIAHATLPASKVAWLDLIADYDRIRDLIDRTVSGFEAFNDRIRTPGGFRLPLPPTERVWPTPTGKAMFSVYKGVKEDADVLGAEQVLRLITLRSHDQYNTTIYGLDDRYRGVFGRRDVLFMNPADLAKYGLEHGDLVDIETVTASGRALRLEKITAIEYDIAPGSVGAYYPEANVLVPLDYIDKESGTPSYKSVPVRVARSAVV, encoded by the coding sequence ATGACAAATCGACGCGAAGTGCCAGGCATCAGGAAGTACGACGGGCCCGCCGGTGGTTGGGGCGCGCTTCGCGCGACAGCCGACGCGGTGCGCACGCAAATGGAAACCATCGAGGCGCCGATCGTGCTGATGCGGACCAACCAGCCCGACGGCTTCGACTGCCCCGGCTGTGCATGGCCCGACAAGGAACACAAGTCGACGTTCCAGTTCTGCGAGAACGGCGCGAAGGCCGTCACGTGGGAAGCGACGACCAAGCGCGTGACGCCCGAGTTCTTCGCGGCGAACACCGTGTCGTCGCTGCTGCGCATGTCGGACTACGAGCTGGAGAACATGGGCCGGCTCACGCATCCGCTCGTCTACGACCGCGCGACCGACACGTTCCGCGCGATCGAATGGGACGACGCGTTCGCGCGCATCGGCGAAGTGCTGCGCGCGCTGTCGCCCGAGCAGGTCGAGTTCTATACGTCGGGGCGCGCGTCGAACGAAGCCGCGTACCTGTACCAGCTGTTCGCGCGCGAGTTCGGCACCAACAACTTCCCCGACTGCTCGAACATGTGCCACGAGCCGACCAGCGTCGGCCTGCCGCAGTCGATCGGCATCGGCAAGGGCACGGTGTCGCTGGAGGATTTCGACCACTGCGAGCTGATCATCTCGATCGGCCACAACCCTGGCACGAACCACCCGCGGATGATGGGCACGCTGCACGAGTGCTCGCGGCGCAACGTGCCGATCATCGTGTTCAACCCGCTGCGCGAGCGCGCGCTCGAACGCTTCGCCGATCCCCAGGACATGATCGAGATGGCGTCGTTCGGCTCGACCCGGATCGCATCGACGTACTACCAGGTCGACGCCGGCGGCGACGCGGCCGCGCTGAAGGGCATCATGAAGGCGCTGCTGCAGCTCGAAGCCGAGCGCGGCGACGTGCTCGACCGCGACTTCATCGCGCAGCATACCAACGGCTTCGACGCGTTCTCGGCCGACCTCGAAGCCACGTCGTGGGACGACATCGAGCGTGCAAGCGGCCTCAGCCAGGCGCAGCTCGAACAGGTCGCGCTCGCGTACGCGAAGTCGAACGCGACCATCATCACGTACGGGATGGGCGTCACGCAGCACAACAAGGGCACCGCAACCGTGCGCCTGATCGCCGACCTGCTGCTGATGCGCGGCAACATCGGCAAGCCCGGCGCCGGCGTGTGCCCGCTGCGCGGCCACTCGAACGTGCAGGGCAACCGCACGGTCGGCATCACCGAGAAGCCGTCGGCCGAGTTCCTGAAGAAGATCGAGGACGTGTGCGGCTTCACGCCGCCCGCGCATCACGGGCACGACGCCGTGCAGGCGATGCAGGCGATGATCGACGGCACCGCGAAGGCGCTGCTGTGCCTCGGCGGCAACTTCGCGGTCGCGCTGCCCGATCCGGAACAGTCGTTCCCGGCGATGGCGAAGCTCGACCTGAGCGTGCATCTCGGCACCAAGCTGAACCGCTCGCACCTGCTGGTCGCGAAGGAAACCTTCGTCCTGCCGGTGCTCGGCCGCACCGAGCTCGACATGCAGGCCACCGGCCGGCAGTCGATCACCGTCGAGGATTCGATGTCGATGGTTCACGCATCGGCCGGCAAGCTCAAGCCGGCGTCGGACCAGCTGCGCTCGGAGCCGGCGATCGTCGCGGGGATCGCGCATGCGACGCTGCCGGCGAGCAAGGTCGCCTGGCTCGACCTGATCGCCGACTACGACCGCATCCGCGACCTGATCGACCGCACGGTGTCGGGCTTCGAGGCATTCAACGACCGCATCCGCACGCCGGGCGGCTTCCGCCTGCCGCTGCCGCCCACCGAGCGCGTATGGCCGACGCCGACCGGCAAGGCGATGTTCTCGGTCTACAAGGGCGTGAAGGAAGATGCCGACGTGCTCGGCGCCGAGCAGGTGCTGCGGCTGATCACGCTGCGCAGCCACGACCAGTACAACACGACGATCTACGGGCTCGACGATCGCTATCGCGGCGTGTTCGGCCGGCGCGACGTGCTGTTCATGAACCCTGCCGATCTCGCGAAGTACGGGCTCGAACACGGTGACCTCGTCGACATCGAGACGGTCACCGCATCGGGCCGCGCGCTGCGTCTCGAGAAGATCACCGCGATCGAGTACGACATCGCGCCGGGATCGGTCGGCGCGTACTACCCCGAAGCGAACGTGCTCGTGCCGCTCGACTACATCGACAAGGAAAGCGGCACGCCGTCGTACAAGTCGGTGCCGGTGCGCGTCGCGCGCTCGGCGGTAGTCTGA
- a CDS encoding ATP-dependent Clp protease ATP-binding subunit, which yields MPALCDICHARPAVARATVMQDGERKTISICDYHFRQLMRHQSMLNPFDSLLGGGGSSSLFGGLDDDAPLAAEIPRESVDPTDAFSEQTLELLQRAAEKAHELRRSELDSEHLLYALADTDVCAALLKELKLSPQDIRSYIDEHAHTGTADADAPLDKLSISPRVKKAVQYAFQASRDLGHSYIGPEHLLIGLASVPDSVAGTLLKKYGVTPEALRQKVVKVVGKGAEDGRVDAPTGTPNLDKFGRDLTAIARQGKLDPVLGRAQEIESTIEVLARRKKNNPVLIGEPGVGKTAIVEGLAQRIVNGDVPEVLRDKRLVEVNINSMVAGAKYRGEFEERAKQLIDEVTAKQDELILFIDELHTIVGAGQGGGEGGLDIANVLKPALARGELSLIGATTLNEYQKYIEKDAALERRFQPVFVPEPSVEQTIVILRGLRDSLEAHHQVTFADDAFVAAAEFADRYITSRFLPDKAIDLIDQAAARVRIGATSRPVDIQEGEAQIAQLKREQDYATSRKRFDEAKQFEEQINAKQKSVDEMMEAWQRKTGSETLEVTVESVAEVVSRLTGIPVSELTQEERQKLLKMEEQLRERVVGQSDAVVAVSDAVRLSRAGLGQTHRPIATFLFLGPTGVGKTELAKALAETVFGDEQAIIRIDMSEYMERHAVARLIGAPPGYVGYDEGGQLTERVRRRPYSVILLDEIEKAHPDVYNVLLQVFDDGRLTDGKGRVVDFSNTIIIATSNLGAAIIMDNLTQPEAARKTDKAIREELMQVLKGHFRPEFLNRIDEVIVFHALSKENIRSIVQIQLDRVVRTAAAQDITLVMGDSLVEHLTEAGYQPEFGARELKRQIRQTIETRLAKEILADRLKSGDRCEVDYDKASDEVKFNTFAAPEAKETKDAKKDADGKAKPNGKAAKAGNDAKTGDTPADAPPPAPAAKASGKKSSGTKKDAH from the coding sequence ATGCCCGCACTTTGCGATATCTGCCACGCCCGGCCGGCCGTCGCGCGCGCAACCGTGATGCAGGACGGCGAGCGCAAGACGATCTCGATCTGCGATTACCACTTCCGTCAGCTGATGCGGCATCAAAGCATGCTGAACCCGTTCGATTCGCTGCTCGGCGGTGGCGGCTCGTCGTCGCTGTTCGGTGGGCTCGACGACGACGCGCCGCTCGCCGCCGAGATCCCGCGCGAATCGGTCGACCCGACCGATGCGTTCAGCGAGCAGACGCTGGAACTGCTGCAGCGCGCGGCCGAAAAGGCGCACGAACTGCGCCGCAGCGAGCTCGATTCCGAACACCTGCTGTACGCGCTCGCGGACACCGACGTGTGCGCCGCGCTGCTGAAGGAACTGAAGCTGTCGCCGCAGGACATCCGGTCGTACATCGACGAGCATGCGCACACCGGCACGGCCGACGCCGATGCGCCGCTCGACAAGCTGTCGATCTCGCCACGCGTGAAGAAAGCCGTGCAGTACGCGTTCCAGGCGTCGCGCGATCTCGGTCACTCGTACATCGGCCCCGAGCACCTGCTGATCGGGCTCGCCTCGGTGCCGGACAGCGTCGCCGGCACGCTGCTGAAGAAATACGGCGTCACGCCCGAGGCGTTGCGCCAGAAAGTCGTGAAGGTGGTCGGCAAAGGCGCCGAGGACGGCCGCGTCGATGCGCCGACCGGCACGCCGAACCTCGACAAGTTCGGCCGCGACCTCACCGCGATCGCGCGCCAGGGCAAACTCGACCCGGTGCTCGGCCGCGCGCAGGAAATCGAGAGCACGATCGAAGTGCTCGCGCGTCGCAAGAAGAACAACCCGGTGCTGATCGGCGAGCCGGGCGTCGGCAAGACGGCGATCGTCGAAGGGCTCGCGCAGCGGATCGTCAACGGCGACGTGCCCGAAGTGCTGCGCGACAAGCGGCTCGTCGAAGTCAACATCAACTCGATGGTGGCCGGCGCGAAGTATCGCGGCGAATTCGAGGAGCGCGCGAAGCAGCTGATCGACGAAGTCACTGCGAAGCAGGACGAACTGATCCTGTTCATCGACGAGCTGCATACGATCGTCGGTGCCGGCCAGGGCGGCGGCGAAGGCGGCCTCGACATCGCGAACGTGCTGAAGCCCGCGCTTGCGCGCGGCGAGCTGAGCCTGATCGGCGCGACGACGCTCAACGAATACCAGAAGTACATCGAGAAGGACGCCGCGCTGGAACGGCGCTTCCAGCCGGTGTTCGTGCCGGAGCCGAGCGTCGAGCAGACGATCGTGATCCTGCGCGGGCTGCGCGACAGCCTCGAGGCGCACCACCAGGTGACGTTCGCCGACGACGCATTCGTCGCGGCCGCGGAATTCGCCGATCGCTACATCACGTCGCGCTTCCTCCCCGACAAGGCGATCGACCTGATCGACCAGGCTGCCGCGCGTGTGCGGATCGGCGCGACGTCGCGCCCGGTCGACATCCAGGAAGGCGAAGCGCAGATCGCGCAACTGAAGCGCGAGCAGGACTACGCGACGTCGCGCAAGCGCTTCGACGAAGCGAAGCAGTTCGAGGAGCAGATCAACGCGAAGCAGAAATCCGTCGACGAGATGATGGAGGCGTGGCAGCGCAAGACGGGCTCCGAAACGCTCGAAGTGACCGTCGAATCGGTGGCCGAGGTCGTGTCGCGGCTGACCGGCATCCCCGTGTCCGAGCTCACGCAGGAAGAACGCCAGAAGCTGCTGAAGATGGAAGAGCAGCTGCGCGAGCGCGTGGTCGGCCAGAGCGATGCCGTGGTGGCGGTCAGCGATGCCGTGCGGCTGTCGCGCGCGGGGCTCGGCCAGACGCACCGGCCGATCGCGACGTTCCTGTTCCTCGGGCCGACGGGCGTCGGCAAGACCGAGCTCGCGAAGGCGCTGGCCGAGACCGTGTTCGGCGACGAGCAGGCGATCATCCGCATCGACATGTCCGAGTACATGGAGCGGCACGCGGTCGCGCGGCTGATCGGCGCGCCGCCCGGGTACGTCGGTTACGACGAGGGCGGCCAGCTCACCGAGCGCGTGCGGCGCCGCCCGTACAGCGTGATCCTGCTCGACGAGATCGAGAAGGCGCACCCGGACGTCTACAACGTGCTGCTGCAGGTGTTCGACGACGGCCGCCTGACCGACGGCAAGGGCCGCGTGGTCGACTTCAGCAACACGATCATCATCGCGACGAGCAACCTCGGCGCCGCGATCATCATGGACAACCTCACGCAACCGGAAGCCGCGCGCAAGACCGACAAGGCGATCCGCGAGGAACTGATGCAGGTGCTGAAGGGCCATTTCCGCCCCGAGTTCCTGAACCGGATCGACGAGGTGATCGTCTTCCATGCGCTGTCGAAGGAGAACATCCGCTCGATCGTGCAGATCCAGCTCGACCGCGTGGTGCGCACGGCCGCCGCGCAGGACATCACGCTCGTGATGGGCGACTCGCTCGTCGAGCACCTGACCGAAGCCGGCTACCAGCCGGAGTTCGGCGCGCGCGAGCTGAAGCGCCAGATCCGCCAGACCATCGAGACGCGGCTCGCGAAAGAAATCCTCGCCGACCGGCTGAAGTCGGGCGACCGGTGCGAAGTCGACTACGACAAGGCCAGCGACGAAGTGAAGTTCAACACGTTCGCCGCCCCTGAAGCGAAGGAGACCAAGGACGCGAAGAAGGATGCCGACGGCAAGGCGAAACCGAACGGCAAGGCGGCCAAGGCAGGCAACGACGCGAAGACGGGCGACACGCCCGCCGATGCACCGCCGCCCGCGCCTGCCGCGAAAGCGTCCGGCAAGAAGTCGTCCGGCACGAAGAAGGACGCGCACTGA
- a CDS encoding family 1 encapsulin nanocompartment shell protein — MNNLHRELAPISSSAWEQIEEEVARTFKRSVAGRRVVDVDGPEGPELSAVGTGHLVEVAAPREQVNARLREVRTIVELTVPFELSRDAIDSVERGARDADWQPAKDAAQRLAFAEDGAIFDGYAAASIVGIREGTSNNKLTLPADVSAYPDAISDALEALRLAGVDGPYSVVLGSDAYTALSEARDQGYPVLGHIKRIVSGEIIWAPAISGGCVLSTRGGDYELHLGEDVSIGYTSHTDKVVRLYLRETFTFLMLTSEASVAVAPQANTTA, encoded by the coding sequence ATGAATAACCTGCACCGCGAACTCGCCCCGATCTCGTCCTCCGCCTGGGAACAAATCGAGGAGGAAGTGGCACGCACGTTCAAACGATCGGTGGCCGGCCGCCGCGTCGTCGACGTCGACGGCCCCGAAGGCCCCGAGCTGTCGGCCGTCGGCACCGGGCACCTCGTCGAAGTCGCCGCCCCGCGCGAGCAAGTCAATGCGCGGCTGCGCGAAGTCCGCACGATCGTCGAGCTGACGGTGCCGTTCGAGCTGAGCCGCGATGCGATCGACAGCGTCGAGCGCGGCGCGCGCGACGCCGACTGGCAACCGGCGAAGGACGCCGCGCAGCGGCTTGCGTTCGCCGAAGACGGCGCGATTTTCGACGGCTACGCGGCCGCCAGCATCGTCGGCATCCGCGAAGGCACGTCGAACAACAAGCTCACGCTGCCGGCAGACGTGAGCGCGTATCCCGACGCGATCAGCGACGCGCTCGAGGCGCTGCGGCTGGCCGGCGTCGACGGCCCGTACTCGGTCGTGCTCGGCTCGGATGCGTACACGGCGCTCAGCGAAGCGCGCGACCAGGGCTATCCGGTCCTCGGCCATATCAAGCGGATCGTCAGCGGCGAGATCATCTGGGCGCCGGCGATCAGCGGCGGCTGCGTGTTGTCCACGCGCGGCGGCGATTACGAGCTGCACCTCGGGGAAGACGTATCGATCGGCTACACGAGTCATACCGACAAGGTCGTCCGCCTGTACCTGCGCGAAACGTTCACGTTCCTGATGCTGACGAGCGAAGCATCGGTGGCCGTGGCGCCGCAGGCCAACACGACGGCCTGA
- a CDS encoding Dyp-type peroxidase, producing MTDRQPTMQTPPPLSQNVHSTITRSAIFLVATINPGADHADTIRSWCGDIAALVRSVGKRVPGGNLTCVCGFGADAWDALFGNPRPAALHPFREFGAGQRVAVATPGDILLHIRADAMDLCFELATQLLGALGDAVTVVDEVHGFRNFDQRAMIGFVDGTENPEGREAVDFTVIGDEDAEFTGGSYVIVQKYLHDMAGWNALAVETQERIIGRTKLSDIELAPDVKPSCSHSSLTTLDEDGQEVKILRDNMPFGRPGAGEFGTYFIGYARSPAPIEQMLENMFVGRPPGNYDRLLDYSRAVTGSLFFVPSADLLEALADRAAPAAEAAEPAPASSAPHRDGSLKIGSLKGVPS from the coding sequence ATGACTGACCGGCAGCCCACGATGCAGACACCTCCCCCGCTCTCCCAGAACGTTCACAGCACGATCACGCGCAGCGCGATCTTCCTCGTCGCGACGATCAATCCCGGCGCCGATCATGCCGACACGATCCGGTCATGGTGCGGCGACATCGCCGCGCTCGTGCGCTCGGTCGGCAAGCGCGTGCCGGGCGGCAACCTCACCTGCGTGTGCGGCTTCGGCGCCGACGCGTGGGATGCGCTGTTCGGCAACCCGCGCCCCGCCGCGCTGCATCCGTTCCGCGAATTCGGCGCGGGGCAACGTGTCGCGGTCGCGACGCCGGGCGACATCCTGCTGCACATTCGCGCGGACGCGATGGACCTGTGCTTCGAACTCGCGACGCAGTTGCTCGGCGCGCTCGGCGATGCCGTCACGGTCGTCGACGAGGTGCACGGCTTCCGCAATTTCGACCAGCGCGCGATGATCGGCTTCGTCGACGGCACCGAGAACCCGGAAGGCCGCGAGGCGGTCGACTTCACGGTGATCGGCGACGAAGACGCGGAATTCACGGGCGGCAGCTACGTGATCGTGCAGAAGTACCTGCACGACATGGCCGGCTGGAACGCGCTCGCGGTCGAGACGCAGGAGCGCATCATCGGCCGCACCAAATTGTCCGACATCGAGCTCGCGCCGGACGTGAAGCCGTCGTGCTCGCACAGCTCGCTGACCACGCTCGACGAGGACGGCCAGGAAGTGAAGATCCTGCGCGACAACATGCCGTTCGGACGCCCGGGCGCGGGTGAATTCGGCACCTACTTCATCGGCTACGCGCGCTCGCCGGCGCCGATCGAGCAGATGCTCGAGAACATGTTCGTCGGCCGCCCGCCCGGCAACTACGACCGCCTGCTCGACTACAGCCGCGCGGTCACCGGCTCGCTGTTCTTCGTGCCGTCCGCCGACCTGCTCGAGGCGCTCGCCGATCGTGCGGCGCCGGCCGCGGAGGCCGCGGAGCCGGCGCCCGCTTCGTCCGCGCCGCATCGCGACGGCTCGCTGAAAATCGGCTCGCTGAAAGGCGTGCCGTCGTAA
- a CDS encoding LysR family transcriptional regulator, whose protein sequence is MNLLEAMRVYVAVVEHGGLSAAASELRLDETQVSERIDGLERYLGCRLLLCRDRDDVACTDAGDAFHVCCRRTLSAVERATGAAGPHGPDLPDLPDLPAAHATVHAAARDATFPPPGAVQASSPRLSP, encoded by the coding sequence ATGAACCTGCTGGAAGCGATGCGTGTGTATGTCGCGGTGGTCGAGCACGGCGGCCTGTCCGCTGCGGCGTCCGAGCTGCGGCTCGACGAAACGCAGGTGAGCGAACGGATCGACGGCCTCGAGCGGTATCTCGGCTGCCGCCTGCTGCTGTGCCGCGACCGCGACGACGTTGCGTGCACCGATGCGGGTGACGCGTTCCACGTGTGCTGCCGCCGGACGCTGTCCGCGGTCGAGCGGGCGACCGGCGCGGCCGGCCCGCATGGGCCGGATCTGCCCGATCTGCCGGATCTGCCCGCTGCGCACGCTACCGTGCATGCCGCCGCGCGCGACGCGACTTTCCCGCCGCCCGGCGCCGTTCAAGCTTCATCACCGCGACTGTCACCTTGA
- a CDS encoding phosphate-starvation-inducible protein PsiE, with amino-acid sequence MNTTTLSCSPAERIRRRFGHFLHAAELAGLIVIGLATAFAMAQEAWKVVLAGEVSLTDLLLMFLYLEVLAMDVRYLRLGRLPVRFPLFIAMTSLARDLILRGATDSPERMLMTTFGIVLLAVGVLILSFGQHRFPADVADVEDDAHARR; translated from the coding sequence TTGAATACGACCACGCTTTCCTGCTCGCCGGCCGAGCGCATTCGCCGCCGCTTCGGCCATTTCCTGCACGCAGCCGAACTGGCCGGGCTGATCGTGATCGGGCTCGCGACCGCGTTCGCGATGGCTCAGGAAGCGTGGAAGGTCGTGCTCGCGGGTGAAGTGTCGCTGACCGACCTGCTGCTGATGTTCTTGTACCTGGAAGTGCTCGCGATGGACGTGCGCTACCTGCGGCTCGGCCGGTTGCCCGTGCGGTTTCCGCTGTTCATTGCGATGACGTCGCTCGCACGCGACCTGATACTGCGCGGTGCAACCGACAGCCCCGAGCGGATGCTGATGACGACCTTCGGGATCGTGCTGCTCGCGGTGGGCGTGCTGATCCTGAGTTTCGGCCAGCACCGCTTCCCGGCCGACGTCGCCGATGTCGAGGACGATGCGCATGCGCGCAGGTAA
- a CDS encoding DUF1269 domain-containing protein — MTKQLIVAVFDSVDTARQAANDFEALSEKDEGFHVENGVVVEKDATGKLAVLHAESRPFKGGVIGAIAGGLLGLLAGPLGVVTGMAAGAGAGILAEAAGNALLDGTFVETIAARLVPGSVAVILEAKEDTPFSVDNVVTGFGGKVFRQTLD, encoded by the coding sequence ATGACCAAGCAACTGATCGTCGCCGTGTTTGACAGCGTCGATACGGCCCGCCAGGCCGCGAACGATTTCGAGGCGCTGTCGGAGAAGGACGAAGGATTCCACGTCGAGAACGGGGTCGTCGTCGAGAAGGACGCGACCGGCAAGCTGGCGGTACTCCACGCCGAATCGCGGCCGTTCAAGGGCGGCGTGATCGGCGCGATCGCGGGCGGTTTGCTCGGCCTGCTCGCCGGGCCGCTCGGCGTGGTCACCGGCATGGCGGCCGGCGCGGGGGCCGGCATTCTTGCGGAAGCGGCCGGCAATGCGCTGCTCGACGGCACGTTCGTCGAGACGATTGCGGCACGGCTCGTGCCCGGCAGCGTCGCGGTCATCCTGGAAGCGAAGGAGGACACGCCGTTCTCGGTCGACAACGTCGTGACGGGATTCGGCGGCAAGGTGTTCCGCCAGACGCTCGATTGA